The following are from one region of the Syngnathus acus chromosome 10, fSynAcu1.2, whole genome shotgun sequence genome:
- the LOC119128413 gene encoding myeloid-associated differentiation marker homolog, translated as MPLVVWSRLLGVRVAALLFTCVAFSVAAHGAQLPHGGMASWCIFCWAFSFAATALILLVELLGLQARIPVSWSNFPVTAACYAALLCLSASVIFPLYFLRDGGYYSQGRDHRVASTVFSCLATLAYILEVSLTRARPGEVVGYMATAPGLLKVCQTFVACIIFILVSDPVAYDGHAALQWCMAVYCICFILSMAVVVMCVGECTGWLPVPFPRFLTAFGLLAAVMYLTATIIWPIFQFDKRYGRGGAQSRLITVAVLTGLNFLLYLADMAHTARLVFVTG; from the coding sequence ATGCCCTTGGTTGTGTGGTCGCGGCTGCTGGGCGTGCGCGTGGCCGCCCTGCTGTTCACCTGCGTGGCGTTCAGCGTGGCGGCGCACGGCGCCCAGCTGCCGCATGGCGGCATGGCCTCCTGGTGCATCTTCTGCTGGGCCTTCAGCTTCGCAGCCACCGCTCTCATCCTGCTAGTGGAGCTGCTGGGCCTGCAGGCGCGCATACCCGTGTCCTGGTCCAACTTTCCCGTGACGGCGGCGTGCTACGCCGCCCTCCTCTGCCTCTCGGCCTCCGTCATCTTCCCGCTCTACTTCCTGAGGGATGGCGGCTACTACTCCCAGGGGCGTGACCACCGCGTGGCCTCCACCGTCTTCTCCTGCCTGGCGACGCTGGCCTACATCCTGGAGGTGAGCCTGACGCGAGCGCGGCCCGGCGAGGTGGTGGGCTACATGGCCACGGCGCCGGGTTTGCTGAAGGTGTGCCAGACCTTCGTGGCCTGCATCATCTTCATCCTGGTCAGCGATCCGGTGGCGTACGATGGCCACGCGGCGCTCCAGTGGTGCATGGCCGTCTACTGCATCTGCTTCATCCTCTCCATGGCCGTGGTGGTCATGTGCGTGGGCGAGTGCACCGGCTGGCTGCCCGTGCCCTTCCCCCGCTTCCTGACGGCGTTCGGGCTCCTGGCGGCCGTCATGTACCTGACGGCCACCATCATCTGGCCCATCTTCCAGTTTGACAAGCGCTACGGCAGAGGCGGCGCCCAGTCACGTCTGATCACTGTGGCGGTCCTCACCGGCCTCAACTTCCTGCTGTACCTCGCCGACATGGCGCACACTGCCAGACTCGTCTTTGTCACCGGCTGA
- the LOC119128400 gene encoding phosphatidylcholine:ceramide cholinephosphotransferase 2-like gives MAASGLIQDDDNDIRPHVEVSVTASAPSSPAHPNGGPSRPASPPAADAPDGGRSKRSKMSELLQQNQLVQSLSSGLKRHCDYIKITVSEERADRLPKEWWKTGVAFLYAVFNLVFTTVVITIVHERVPDKSVSPPLPDKFFDYVGRVPWAFTVTEVNGLILVGLWLIQWLLLKHRAIVGRRCFFLIGTLYMYRCITMYITTLPVPGRHMVCAPKLYDDSTGKIWRIVRLISGGGLSLTGSHMMCGDFLYSGHTVVLTLSYLFIKEYSPRWMCWYQWICWVLSASGVLCILVGHEHYSIDVLVGYFITTRLFWWYHTMANTHALRRAPNNLLSRTWWNPVFNFLERNVQTNVPVVFSWPLTLPSSCRQRYRMVEAGRDE, from the exons ATGGCGGCCTCGGGTCTGATCCAGGACGACGACAACGACATCCGCCCCCACGTGGAAGTGAGCGTAACTGCAAGCGCGCCCTCCTCGCCCGCTCACCCAAACGGCGGCCCCAGTCGCCCCGCCTCCCCGCCTGCGGCCGACGCTCCCGACGGCGGCAGGAGCAAGCGCAGCAAAATGAGCGAGCTGCTCCAGCAGAACCAGCTGGTCCAATCCCTGAGTAGCGGCCTGAAGCGCCACTGTGACTATATCAAGATCACGGTGTCGGAGGAGCGCGCCGACCGCCTCCCCAAGGAGTGGTGGAAAACGGGCGTGGCTTTCCTCTACGCCGTCTTCAACTTAGTCTTCACCACCGTGGTCATCACCATCGTACACGAGAGGGTGCCCGACAAATCGGTGAGCCCGCCGCTGCCCGACAAGTTCTTCGACTACGTGGGCCGCGTTCCCTGGGCCTTCACCGTCACGGAGGTCAACGGCCTGATCCTGGTGGGACTCTGGCTGATCCAGTGGCTGCTCCTCAAGCACAG AGCCATCGTGGGGCGCCGCTGCTTCTTTCTCATCGGAACACTCTACATGTACCGCTGCATCACCATGTACATCACCACCCTGCCCGTGCCTGGCCGACACATGGTGTGCGCACCCAag CTTTACGATGACTCGACAGGAAAGATCTGGAGGATTGTGCGGCTCATCTCTGGAGGAG GCTTATCGCTGACCGGCTCCCACATGATGTGCGGCGACTTCCTGTACAGCGGCCACACGGTTGTGTTGACCCTCTCCTACCTCTTCATCAAAGAAT ATTCTCCTCGCTGGATGTGCTGGTACCAGTGGATCTGCTGGGTGCTCAGCGCCTCGGGTGTGCTGTGCATCCTGGTGGGCCACGAACACTACAGCATCGATGTCCTGGTGGGATACTTTATCACCACTAGGCTCTTCTGGTGGTACCACACCATGGCTAACACGCAC GCTCTCCGTCGGGCGCCCAACAACTTGCTGTCGCGCACGTGGTGGAACCCCGTCTTCAACTTCCTGGAGCGCAACGTCCAGACCAACGTGCCCGTGGTCTTCTCCTGGCCTCTCACGCTACCGTCGTCGTGCCGACAGCGCTACCGGATGGTGGAGGCGGGGAGGGACGAGTGA
- the LOC119128405 gene encoding aminoacyl tRNA synthase complex-interacting multifunctional protein 1-like: MSLSAKGNKKLEEMDSDKMFHPSLSAALMKLDPEDGGKMMEYFQTHALLAREKTLLQASVREQKKLLVENGKLKKDIEELRHELHDKQRRRVAKVLLSPSKTLNSPAPPAAASQTPSLDLDGGRKVTRRQRGDKKAAPLTPSPTVDVSRLDLRVGRVLSVRRHPQAANLTVQDVDVGEKAPRSVVSKRRPDDQQPLVGSLAVLLCNVKGCKVKGVASHARLLRCFQPDGPVELLAPPTGSKPGDRVTFLNHPAGEPDRELKAKQRVWDRVQAGLRVDAQGVATYDGCGFQVEGKGLCRAPSLTNGTIRST; encoded by the exons ATGTCTCTGTCGGCGAAGGGCAACAAAAAGCTCGAAGAAATGGACTCGGACAAGATGTTTCATCCCAG CCTATCTGCGGCCCTGATGAAGTTGGACCCCGAAGACGGCGGCAAGATGATGGAATACTTCCAAACGCACGCCTTGCTGGCCAGAGAGAAAACTC TCCTGCAGGCGTCCGTGCGTGAGCAGAAGAAACTGCTGGTGGAAAATGGCAAACTGAAGAAGGACATTGAGGAGCTGAGGCACGAGCTCCACGACAAACAGAGGAGACGCGTGG ctaAGGTCCTCCTCTCACCCAGCAAGACGCTCAATTCGCCTGCTCCACCGGCCGCCGCATCGCAGACCCCCTCGCTCGACCTGGACGGGGGACGCAAGGTGACTCGCAGGCAAAGAGGAGACAAGAAAG CTGCTCCTCTAACGCCGTCGCCCACAGTTGACGTGTCCCGCCTGGACCTGAGAGTCGGACGCGTCCTCAGCGTTCGCCGCCACCCGCAAGCAGCCAATCTGACGGTTCAAGACGTCGACGTAGGGGAGAAAGCCCCCCGCTCGGTCGTCAGCAAGCGTCGCCCGGACGACCAACAGCcg CTCGTCGGCTCGCTCGCCGTCTTGCTGTGCAACGTGAAGGGCTGCAAAGTGAAGGGCGTGGCTTCGCACGCCCGACTCCTGCGTTGCTTTCAGCCTGACGGCCCGGTTGAGCTGCTGGCCCCGCCCACTGGTTCCAAGCCCGGAGACAGAGTCACTTTCCTCAACCATCCCG cAGGTGAACCTGACCGGGAGCTGAAGGCCAAGCAGCGGGTGTGGGATCGTGTCCAGGCCGGCCTCCGGGTGGACGCCCAGGGTGTGGCCACCTACGACGGCTGCGGCTTCCAGGTGGAGGGGAAGGGCCTGTGCAGGGCGCCGTCGCTTACCAACGGCACCATCCGAAGCACATAG
- the LOC119128417 gene encoding dickkopf-related protein 2-like isoform X1, whose translation MTKRRFRGLVLRGVMTRDVDALLCAFILTMLACACGGGEARVRLNSIRTVVVHKGPEASFNRSAWELTLRQCISDLECNEGSYCHAPYRSSAHSRCRTCRRRKKRCHRDGMCCPGNFCSNSVCVREATASQQIALQHVAPSPKARWRKRDKMELRGASGQGQVGDPCLTSADCWDELCCARHLWTRICKPVLQEGQVCSARRRKRRQGGLELFQRCPCVQGLACRAPPAAGPPSSPLMAAAKSKLAAYSRRPRPHAVKARLHECRRK comes from the exons ATGACGAAAAGACGCTTTCGAGGTCTAGTTTTGCGGGGGGTCATGACTCGCGACGTGGACGCGCTGCTGTGCGCGTTCATTCTGACGATGCTGGCGTGCGCGTGCGGCGGCGGGGAGGCGCGTGTCCGACTCAACTCTATCCGGACAGTGGTTGTGCACAAGGGGCCCGAGGCCTCGTTCAACCGGAGCGCGTGGGAGCTGACG ctccgccagtgcatCAGTGACCTGGAGTGCAACGAGGGGAGCTACTGCCACGCCCCCTACCGAAGCTCCGCCCACTCGCGCTGCCGCACctgcaggaggaggaagaagcgTTGCCATAGAGATGGCATGTGTTGCCCCGGCAACTTCTGCAGCAACA gtgtgtgtgttcgcGAAGCGACGGCGTCCCAGCAGATCGCCCTGCAGCACGTCGCGCCCTCCCCCAAGGCAAGATGGCGCAAGCGGGACAAGATGGAGCTCAGAGGTGCGTCCGGTCAAG GCCAAGTGGGCGACCCTTGTCTCACCTCCGCCGACTGTTGGGACGAGCTGTGCTGCGCTCGCCACTTGTGGACACGCATCTGCAAGCCCGTCTTACAGGAGGGGCAAGTTTGCTCGGCCCGGCGCAGGAAGCGGCGGCAGGGAGGCCTGGAGCTTTTCCAGCGTTGTCCCTGCGTCCAAGGGCTCGCCTGCCGCGCGCCGCCGGCCGCCGGCCCGCCCTCGTCGCCCCTCATGGCCGCGGCTAAGTCCAAGTTGGCGGCCTACTCCCGCCGGCCTCGACCTCACGCGGTCAAGGCAAGACTGCACGAGTGTCGGAGGAAGTGA
- the LOC119128417 gene encoding dickkopf-related protein 2-like isoform X2, protein MTKRRFRGLVLRGVMTRDVDALLCAFILTMLACACGGGEARVRLNSIRTVVVHKGPEASFNRSAWELTLRQCISDLECNEGSYCHAPYRSSAHSRCRTCRRRKKRCHRDGMCCPGNFCSNSVCVREATASQQIALQHVAPSPKARWRKRDKMELRGQVGDPCLTSADCWDELCCARHLWTRICKPVLQEGQVCSARRRKRRQGGLELFQRCPCVQGLACRAPPAAGPPSSPLMAAAKSKLAAYSRRPRPHAVKARLHECRRK, encoded by the exons ATGACGAAAAGACGCTTTCGAGGTCTAGTTTTGCGGGGGGTCATGACTCGCGACGTGGACGCGCTGCTGTGCGCGTTCATTCTGACGATGCTGGCGTGCGCGTGCGGCGGCGGGGAGGCGCGTGTCCGACTCAACTCTATCCGGACAGTGGTTGTGCACAAGGGGCCCGAGGCCTCGTTCAACCGGAGCGCGTGGGAGCTGACG ctccgccagtgcatCAGTGACCTGGAGTGCAACGAGGGGAGCTACTGCCACGCCCCCTACCGAAGCTCCGCCCACTCGCGCTGCCGCACctgcaggaggaggaagaagcgTTGCCATAGAGATGGCATGTGTTGCCCCGGCAACTTCTGCAGCAACA gtgtgtgtgttcgcGAAGCGACGGCGTCCCAGCAGATCGCCCTGCAGCACGTCGCGCCCTCCCCCAAGGCAAGATGGCGCAAGCGGGACAAGATGGAGCTCAGAG GCCAAGTGGGCGACCCTTGTCTCACCTCCGCCGACTGTTGGGACGAGCTGTGCTGCGCTCGCCACTTGTGGACACGCATCTGCAAGCCCGTCTTACAGGAGGGGCAAGTTTGCTCGGCCCGGCGCAGGAAGCGGCGGCAGGGAGGCCTGGAGCTTTTCCAGCGTTGTCCCTGCGTCCAAGGGCTCGCCTGCCGCGCGCCGCCGGCCGCCGGCCCGCCCTCGTCGCCCCTCATGGCCGCGGCTAAGTCCAAGTTGGCGGCCTACTCCCGCCGGCCTCGACCTCACGCGGTCAAGGCAAGACTGCACGAGTGTCGGAGGAAGTGA
- the LOC119128380 gene encoding tetratricopeptide repeat protein 39B isoform X1 translates to MDVMEDAPRADDEERFEDAYERIPTACHMDLQSAIQETQCALNLVLNNKFSEALDLLKPWWRDSMYHALGYSSILVMQAAMTFEHRDIQMAMATIKEALHTCQRFRKKNSVVGSLSGLINRQSNLQEEEMHAELCYAECLLQKATLTFVQDENMISFIKGGIKIRSSYLIYKDCHNVLNAANDTDSQSDLHRQFEGGVKLGVGSFNLMLSLLPQRILRLLEFIGFSGNREFGLSQLREGTCGSTLRSILCTLTLLFYHTYVSLVLGSGEGNVAEAEALLEPYLLKYPKGAIIQFYSARLAALRGHFEKACLGYQECVSSQQEWKQIHHLCYWELMWTHTYQQDWPQAYRYAQLLCRESRWSKAIYVYQKAAILSMMSEEDVKKTGEDVVELFRCGKPTCWLSTIVGSSPARRPFLCFCACRQVEGLKQRLAGKSIPTEKFAVRKSRRYKAGLVPVPLVLPALEMMYVWSGFTMVAKRADCSEALLVTIEAAEEQLRHDPQPSEFHVDDTCLVQMLKGLCLKHAGRLLQAELCFTHVLSSENRIRYDHYLVPFTLYELALLYRQQGDDAKAAAFMENAKSNYKDYSMESRLHFRIHAALGSLKSSPAATP, encoded by the exons ATGGACGTGATGGAGGACGCGCCCCGCGCCGACGACGAG gaACGTTTTGAGGATGCCTACGAGCGCATTCCCAC CGCATGTCACATGGACCTGCAATCGGCCATTCAGGAGACTCAATGCGCCCTCAACCTGGTCCTCAACAACAAGTTCTCCGAGGCCCTGGACCTGCTGAAGCCATG GTGGCGCGACAGCATGTACCACGCTTTGGGTTACAGCAGCATCTTGGTGATGCAAGCCGCCATGACCTTTGAGCACAGGGACATCCAGATGGCCATGGCAACCATCAAGGAAGCCTTGCACACCTGTCAGAG GTTTCGCAAGAAGAACTCGGTGGTGGGATCGCTCTCCGGTCTCATCAACAGGCAGTCCAACCTGCAGGAAG AGGAGATGCACGCCGAGCTGTGCTACGCCGAGTGCTTGCTCCAGAAAGCCACGCTGACTTTTGTGCAGGACGAGAACATGATCAGCTTCATCAAGGGGGGTATCAAAATCCGAAGCAGCTATCTCATCTACAA GGATTGTCACAACGTGCTGAACGCGGCAAACGACACGGACAGCCAGTCAGACTTGCACCGGCAGTTTGAGGGCGGAGTCAAGTTGGGCGTGGGCTCCTTCAACTTG ATGCTGTCCCTGCTCCCGCAGCGGATCCTGAGGCTGCTGGAGTTCATCGGCTTCTCCGGGAACAGG GAGTTCGGCCTGTCCCAGCTGCGAGAGGGAACGTGCGGCTCCACGCTGCGCTCCATCTTGTGCACGCTGACGCTGCTCTTCTACCACACCTACGTCTCCCTGGTGCTGG GAAGCGGCGAAGGAAACGTGGCGGAAGCCGAAGCTCTGCTGGAGCCGTACCTTCTCAAGTATCCCAAA GGCGCCATCATTCAGTTCTACTCGGCCCGGCTGGCCGCGCTGCGAGGACATTTTGAAAAGGCGTGCTTGGGCTACCAGGAGTGTGTGAGCAGCCAGCAGGAGTGGAAGCAGATCCACCACCTGTGCTACTGGGAGCTCATGTGGACGCACACGTACCAGCAGGATTGGCCGCAGGCGTACCGCTACGCCCAGCTGCTGTGTCGCGAGAGCCGCTGGTCCAAG GCCATCTACGTCTACCAGAAGGCCGCCATCCTCAGCATGATGTCAGAGGAGGACGTGAAGAAGACGGGCGAAGACGTGGTGGAGCTCTTCAGGTGCGGGAAACCGACTTGCTGGCTTTCGACTATTGTCGGATCGTCGCCAGCTCGGCGGCCTTTTTTGTGCTTCTGCGCCTGCAGGCAGGTGGAGGGGCTCAAGCAGCGGCTGGCGGGAAAGTCCATCCCCACCGAGAAGTTTGCCGTCAGGAAATCTCGCCGCTACAAGGCCGGCCTGGTCCCGGTGCCGCTGGTGCTTCCTGCTCTG GAAATGATGTACGTTTGGAGCGGCTTCACCATGGTAGCCAAGCGAGCCGACTGCAGCGAGGCGCTGCTGGTGACCATCGAGGCGGCCGAGGAGCAGCTTCGACACGACCCCC AGCCGTCCGAGTTCCACGTGGACGACACTTGTCTGGTGCAGATGTTGAAGGGTCTTTGTCTCAAGCACGCCGGACGCCTGTTGCAGGCCGAGCTCTGCTTCACTCACGTCCTGTCCAG tgaaAATCGCATCCGCTATGATCACTACCTGGTGCCCTTCACGTTGTACGAGCTGGCCCTCCTCTACCGACAGCAGGGCGACGATGCCAAGGCTGCCGCCTTCATGGAAAATGCCAA GAGCAACTACAAGGACTACTCCATGGAGTCCCGTCTGCACTTTCGTATCCACGCGGCCCTCGGCAGCCTGAAAAGTTCGCCTGCTGCCACCCCGTAA
- the LOC119128380 gene encoding tetratricopeptide repeat protein 39B isoform X3, whose amino-acid sequence MDVMEDAPRADDEERFEDAYERIPTACHMDLQSAIQETQCALNLVLNNKFSEALDLLKPWWRDSMYHALGYSSILVMQAAMTFEHRDIQMAMATIKEALHTCQRFRKKNSVVGSLSGLINRQSNLQEEEMHAELCYAECLLQKATLTFVQDENMISFIKGGIKIRSSYLIYKDCHNVLNAANDTDSQSDLHRQFEGGVKLGVGSFNLMLSLLPQRILRLLEFIGFSGNREFGLSQLREGTCGSTLRSILCTLTLLFYHTYVSLVLGSGEGNVAEAEALLEPYLLKYPKGAIIQFYSARLAALRGHFEKACLGYQECVSSQQEWKQIHHLCYWELMWTHTYQQDWPQAYRYAQLLCRESRWSKAIYVYQKAAILSMMSEEDVKKTGEDVVELFRQVEGLKQRLAGKSIPTEKFAVRKSRRYKAGLVPVPLVLPALEMMYVWSGFTMVAKRADCSEALLVTIEAAEEQLRHDPQPSEFHVDDTCLVQMLKGLCLKHAGRLLQAELCFTHVLSSENRIRYDHYLVPFTLYELALLYRQQGDDAKAAAFMENAKSNYKDYSMESRLHFRIHAALGSLKSSPAATP is encoded by the exons ATGGACGTGATGGAGGACGCGCCCCGCGCCGACGACGAG gaACGTTTTGAGGATGCCTACGAGCGCATTCCCAC CGCATGTCACATGGACCTGCAATCGGCCATTCAGGAGACTCAATGCGCCCTCAACCTGGTCCTCAACAACAAGTTCTCCGAGGCCCTGGACCTGCTGAAGCCATG GTGGCGCGACAGCATGTACCACGCTTTGGGTTACAGCAGCATCTTGGTGATGCAAGCCGCCATGACCTTTGAGCACAGGGACATCCAGATGGCCATGGCAACCATCAAGGAAGCCTTGCACACCTGTCAGAG GTTTCGCAAGAAGAACTCGGTGGTGGGATCGCTCTCCGGTCTCATCAACAGGCAGTCCAACCTGCAGGAAG AGGAGATGCACGCCGAGCTGTGCTACGCCGAGTGCTTGCTCCAGAAAGCCACGCTGACTTTTGTGCAGGACGAGAACATGATCAGCTTCATCAAGGGGGGTATCAAAATCCGAAGCAGCTATCTCATCTACAA GGATTGTCACAACGTGCTGAACGCGGCAAACGACACGGACAGCCAGTCAGACTTGCACCGGCAGTTTGAGGGCGGAGTCAAGTTGGGCGTGGGCTCCTTCAACTTG ATGCTGTCCCTGCTCCCGCAGCGGATCCTGAGGCTGCTGGAGTTCATCGGCTTCTCCGGGAACAGG GAGTTCGGCCTGTCCCAGCTGCGAGAGGGAACGTGCGGCTCCACGCTGCGCTCCATCTTGTGCACGCTGACGCTGCTCTTCTACCACACCTACGTCTCCCTGGTGCTGG GAAGCGGCGAAGGAAACGTGGCGGAAGCCGAAGCTCTGCTGGAGCCGTACCTTCTCAAGTATCCCAAA GGCGCCATCATTCAGTTCTACTCGGCCCGGCTGGCCGCGCTGCGAGGACATTTTGAAAAGGCGTGCTTGGGCTACCAGGAGTGTGTGAGCAGCCAGCAGGAGTGGAAGCAGATCCACCACCTGTGCTACTGGGAGCTCATGTGGACGCACACGTACCAGCAGGATTGGCCGCAGGCGTACCGCTACGCCCAGCTGCTGTGTCGCGAGAGCCGCTGGTCCAAG GCCATCTACGTCTACCAGAAGGCCGCCATCCTCAGCATGATGTCAGAGGAGGACGTGAAGAAGACGGGCGAAGACGTGGTGGAGCTCTTCAG GCAGGTGGAGGGGCTCAAGCAGCGGCTGGCGGGAAAGTCCATCCCCACCGAGAAGTTTGCCGTCAGGAAATCTCGCCGCTACAAGGCCGGCCTGGTCCCGGTGCCGCTGGTGCTTCCTGCTCTG GAAATGATGTACGTTTGGAGCGGCTTCACCATGGTAGCCAAGCGAGCCGACTGCAGCGAGGCGCTGCTGGTGACCATCGAGGCGGCCGAGGAGCAGCTTCGACACGACCCCC AGCCGTCCGAGTTCCACGTGGACGACACTTGTCTGGTGCAGATGTTGAAGGGTCTTTGTCTCAAGCACGCCGGACGCCTGTTGCAGGCCGAGCTCTGCTTCACTCACGTCCTGTCCAG tgaaAATCGCATCCGCTATGATCACTACCTGGTGCCCTTCACGTTGTACGAGCTGGCCCTCCTCTACCGACAGCAGGGCGACGATGCCAAGGCTGCCGCCTTCATGGAAAATGCCAA GAGCAACTACAAGGACTACTCCATGGAGTCCCGTCTGCACTTTCGTATCCACGCGGCCCTCGGCAGCCTGAAAAGTTCGCCTGCTGCCACCCCGTAA
- the LOC119128380 gene encoding tetratricopeptide repeat protein 39B isoform X2, with protein sequence MDLQSAIQETQCALNLVLNNKFSEALDLLKPWWRDSMYHALGYSSILVMQAAMTFEHRDIQMAMATIKEALHTCQRFRKKNSVVGSLSGLINRQSNLQEEEMHAELCYAECLLQKATLTFVQDENMISFIKGGIKIRSSYLIYKDCHNVLNAANDTDSQSDLHRQFEGGVKLGVGSFNLMLSLLPQRILRLLEFIGFSGNREFGLSQLREGTCGSTLRSILCTLTLLFYHTYVSLVLGSGEGNVAEAEALLEPYLLKYPKGAIIQFYSARLAALRGHFEKACLGYQECVSSQQEWKQIHHLCYWELMWTHTYQQDWPQAYRYAQLLCRESRWSKAIYVYQKAAILSMMSEEDVKKTGEDVVELFRCGKPTCWLSTIVGSSPARRPFLCFCACRQVEGLKQRLAGKSIPTEKFAVRKSRRYKAGLVPVPLVLPALEMMYVWSGFTMVAKRADCSEALLVTIEAAEEQLRHDPQPSEFHVDDTCLVQMLKGLCLKHAGRLLQAELCFTHVLSSENRIRYDHYLVPFTLYELALLYRQQGDDAKAAAFMENAKSNYKDYSMESRLHFRIHAALGSLKSSPAATP encoded by the exons ATGGACCTGCAATCGGCCATTCAGGAGACTCAATGCGCCCTCAACCTGGTCCTCAACAACAAGTTCTCCGAGGCCCTGGACCTGCTGAAGCCATG GTGGCGCGACAGCATGTACCACGCTTTGGGTTACAGCAGCATCTTGGTGATGCAAGCCGCCATGACCTTTGAGCACAGGGACATCCAGATGGCCATGGCAACCATCAAGGAAGCCTTGCACACCTGTCAGAG GTTTCGCAAGAAGAACTCGGTGGTGGGATCGCTCTCCGGTCTCATCAACAGGCAGTCCAACCTGCAGGAAG AGGAGATGCACGCCGAGCTGTGCTACGCCGAGTGCTTGCTCCAGAAAGCCACGCTGACTTTTGTGCAGGACGAGAACATGATCAGCTTCATCAAGGGGGGTATCAAAATCCGAAGCAGCTATCTCATCTACAA GGATTGTCACAACGTGCTGAACGCGGCAAACGACACGGACAGCCAGTCAGACTTGCACCGGCAGTTTGAGGGCGGAGTCAAGTTGGGCGTGGGCTCCTTCAACTTG ATGCTGTCCCTGCTCCCGCAGCGGATCCTGAGGCTGCTGGAGTTCATCGGCTTCTCCGGGAACAGG GAGTTCGGCCTGTCCCAGCTGCGAGAGGGAACGTGCGGCTCCACGCTGCGCTCCATCTTGTGCACGCTGACGCTGCTCTTCTACCACACCTACGTCTCCCTGGTGCTGG GAAGCGGCGAAGGAAACGTGGCGGAAGCCGAAGCTCTGCTGGAGCCGTACCTTCTCAAGTATCCCAAA GGCGCCATCATTCAGTTCTACTCGGCCCGGCTGGCCGCGCTGCGAGGACATTTTGAAAAGGCGTGCTTGGGCTACCAGGAGTGTGTGAGCAGCCAGCAGGAGTGGAAGCAGATCCACCACCTGTGCTACTGGGAGCTCATGTGGACGCACACGTACCAGCAGGATTGGCCGCAGGCGTACCGCTACGCCCAGCTGCTGTGTCGCGAGAGCCGCTGGTCCAAG GCCATCTACGTCTACCAGAAGGCCGCCATCCTCAGCATGATGTCAGAGGAGGACGTGAAGAAGACGGGCGAAGACGTGGTGGAGCTCTTCAGGTGCGGGAAACCGACTTGCTGGCTTTCGACTATTGTCGGATCGTCGCCAGCTCGGCGGCCTTTTTTGTGCTTCTGCGCCTGCAGGCAGGTGGAGGGGCTCAAGCAGCGGCTGGCGGGAAAGTCCATCCCCACCGAGAAGTTTGCCGTCAGGAAATCTCGCCGCTACAAGGCCGGCCTGGTCCCGGTGCCGCTGGTGCTTCCTGCTCTG GAAATGATGTACGTTTGGAGCGGCTTCACCATGGTAGCCAAGCGAGCCGACTGCAGCGAGGCGCTGCTGGTGACCATCGAGGCGGCCGAGGAGCAGCTTCGACACGACCCCC AGCCGTCCGAGTTCCACGTGGACGACACTTGTCTGGTGCAGATGTTGAAGGGTCTTTGTCTCAAGCACGCCGGACGCCTGTTGCAGGCCGAGCTCTGCTTCACTCACGTCCTGTCCAG tgaaAATCGCATCCGCTATGATCACTACCTGGTGCCCTTCACGTTGTACGAGCTGGCCCTCCTCTACCGACAGCAGGGCGACGATGCCAAGGCTGCCGCCTTCATGGAAAATGCCAA GAGCAACTACAAGGACTACTCCATGGAGTCCCGTCTGCACTTTCGTATCCACGCGGCCCTCGGCAGCCTGAAAAGTTCGCCTGCTGCCACCCCGTAA